A window of Centroberyx gerrardi isolate f3 chromosome 6, fCenGer3.hap1.cur.20231027, whole genome shotgun sequence genomic DNA:
tactccagTATTACAGAAGTACTTTGCCATCATTTGTATTGATTTTCTTGCCCTAGTTTTGGATGGTATGATGCAGAAACTCCGTCCAAAGTGTCGGCTCTGCCTCGTAGAACTCAGATTCTTTAAGTGCGCAGAGACATTACCGGCCTCTCCTTTACTTCCCAATTAAATTTAGGAGatggggcgtgtgtgtgtgtgtgtgtgtgtgtgtgtgtgtgcgagcgagctacaggaggaggagttcctgttggagtgtgtgtgatgtctctCCTGAATCTGTTCACCCTCCCTGGGATTTGCTTCTCTATATCTTTTCTTTCCTTGTCTTCCAtccccctcattctctctctctctctctctctctctctctctgttggtttctctccgtctcctcgCTATCTCTGCTGCACGCTCACTCTTGTTTGTTGTTCTCTACAgaccttctctctttctctctctctttttctctctatctctgtctctcctttctcttgctTCCTTTCTGTGTTGGGATCACCCGTTTGTTGGTGCTGAGGTGACGGCTGTTCTATCTTCCGttcacattaaaaacacaataaaatgaaaaatcaaagtATGCATCATAGGCTACTAGTGTATGTAATATCCTCATTTTACTCTCATGTCCCCTCCTTCCTTGCCTCTCTATCCTCCCTaacttctctccatctcctcttccatccctcctccttttattcTTCCCCCAACCTCTCTCCCcttatcttcctctcctctcccatcctcccccttctctctcctccctcacctttTCTCCCTCCCGCCTCCCTTTCCTGATGTTTTCCAGAGGTTGATAGACAAATCCAAGGTGACGTGTCTAAAATGGCTTCCCAAGTCGGAGAACCTGTTCCTGGCGTCCCACGCCAGCGGCCACCTCTACCTCTACAACGTGGACCATCCGTGCGGCACCACCGCCCCGCAGTACTCTCTGCTGCGGCAGGGCGAGGGCTTCGCCGTCTACGCCTGCAAAACCAAGACGCCGCGCAACCCGCTGCTGCGCTGGGCGGTGGGCGAGGGCGGCCTCAACGAGTTCGCCTTCTCCCCGGACGGCGTGCACGTGGCGTGCGTGGGCCAGGACGGCTGCCTGCGCGTCTTCCACTTTGACTCCATGGAGCTGCAGGGGGTGATGAAGAGCTACTTCGGCGGGCTGCTGTGCGTGTCGTGGAGCCCCGACGGGAAATACCTGGCCACCGGCGGGGAGGACGACCTGGTCACCGTCTGGTCGTTCGCCGAGAGCCGCGTGGTGGCCAGGGGTCACGGCCACAAGTCCTGGGTCAACGTGGTGGCCTTCGACCCCTTCACCACCTCCCTGGAAGACGAGGAGCCCATGGAGCTGAGCGGCAGCGAGGAGGACCTCCACCAGGGGGCGCCTCCTCCCTCCATGCACTTTGGCCGGGTGCGAACCAGCAGCACGCTGTCCCGTCTCTCCCGGCACAGCTCCAAAGGCGGCGGGTCGGCGTCCGTCACGTACCGGTTCGGCTCGGTGGGCCAGGACACCCAGTTCTGCCTGTGGGACCTGACGGATGACGTGCTGTACCCCCGCCTGCCGCTGTCCCGTGCCCTCACCAACACCTTCGGACCCTCGCTGTCCAACTCCGGCAGCGGGGGGGTCAACAGCACCACggtagggggagggggggggaccggaggggtggaggggcacCACCACCCGCCCAACACCACCACCGGCACCTCCAACCCCCCGACGCtccccctgcccctccctcgctcgctctcgcGCTCCAACTCCCTGCCCCACCCCGCCGTGGCGAACGCCTCCAAGGGCCAGGGCGCCTCGGAGGGCGGAGGGGgcggcgggggaggaggaggaggagggggagggagcagCGGGGGAGGGAACAGCACCCCGTTCAGCATCGGCCGCTTCGCCACCCTGTCGCTGCAGGAGCGCAAGTCGGACAAGtccggtggcggcggcggcgtggAGAAGGAACACAAGCGATACCACAGCCTGGGCAACATCAGCAAGAGCAACGACAAGATCAACGTGGCGCCGCGCAGCAGCCGGCTGGACGCCGCCAAGGTCCTGGGCACCACGCTGTGCCCGCGCATGCACGAGGTCCCGCTGCTGGAGCCGCTGGTCTGCAAGAAGATCGCGCACGAGAGGCTGACGGTCCTGGTGTTCATGGACGACTGCATCATCACAGCCTGCCAGGAGGGGCTCATCTGCACCTGGGCGCGGCCGGGGAAGGCGGTACGTCTTCTTTACGCCTCTAACTACAATAACAGTAGAATAtgtaatatacaaaaaaaaagagctgatGTACACtacctgtcaaaagtttggacacaccacatttttctttatttttactattttccacattgtagaataataaagacatcaaaactataaaataactATTACTATGCAAGAATTATGCAgcaaccaaaaaagtgttaaacaaatcaaaactatcttatattttagattctttaaagtagccgccctttgccttaatggaaaggaaaaggctttggaaagaaattcatacataggatcaacttcactatttatatttgtctaagaaacacatttcaagcatttaagcagaagcctttagatcaaaatggctttaagataatgaaaaacagaatcaggaattcaatcaggtgggtccaaacttttgactggttgtGTAACTATTCCTCACGCTACTTTGGGTGTCTTGaaataagttgatttgcattggagaTGAGTGAATCTTGTCACGGTTTAAGTTAAATGGATATTAGACCGCATTATGTTTTTCAGGCTCATATCAAGAAATGAATGATTTAATTCCTAAATGCCGTAGATCCATTTTGGAAGAATTATTACTAGATGTTAGTTGTCTAATACTTCAAAAACATGGCTGATTACATCCTCTTTAATATTCctgttttgtaagtaaaggTCTTTGGGTAGGTAATAAATTCAGTGATATTCTGCAGCGAGCGTTTCTTTCATGCCGGTAATCATTTTGTTAGAGTAGGTGCCACATTCTTCAcctggtggatatctcattttggaatgaaactcttcagatGCGGAGAATGACTCAACTGTTGGAAATGATTTCACTTTTTGCCATTCTCTCTTCTGGAACGGCAGCTTTTTATGTTCCTGCACTCATAAAGTGGAGTATAGATTTCCTGCTCATCCCGAGCGTCTAACcttcctttttgttttccttctctttctgtctcctgttCAGAACTTGACAGCACAGAACGGGAACTCTCCGAGCGGCACGGTGGTATAGCTGGAGGAGAAGCTTTGCACTCGTCCCTCCCTCCATCGCCTCCCTcgttctccccctcctctcctcccccccaccccccttttaaaatgtcaaattagGGGCCAACAACCAGTGACAATACCCTACCTACCATCGCAGTATTATACCCTGAATATAACTCTCAGTACTCACCATAACACAAACCCTTTCCTATTGATCGTATtcccatggcggccattttgaacttctGTGACGCTCCGGGTGGGAAACTCTCACCGGAAGCTTagcatatatataaatatataactaaTGAATACTTCAACACATAATTACGGTattcagatagacctaacagttataAAATTAGCTAACAACTTCGGAAACAACAACTACAtcaactgcttgaatttagcagggaagctagctagcttactagctagttagctactagctagctacctaggctagattctggtatatatatgaatatattacCTTAAAATCTGAATCTGTATCCCCCAGATTCTTGGGATCCATTTGTTTCTGGTAGGTTTTTCAGTGGGAATCtctgaaatgataaatgacGTTTGCATCTTGCttcacaacagcagcacagagcCGGACTGTACTTCCTCTTCCTGGTAGAGTTTCCCGCCGCGAGTGTGacgtaaattcaaaatggccgccgtgggaATAAGGTCTATTTTGCTTTGGCCATGTTCCGAATCCTTTCCCCCGCCTCTCAGTGTTTCTCCATAGAAAGACTGCATCGAACAAACGAGGGCGGCCGCTCATCCTTCCTTTACCCAGAAGCACCCAGGAGCGAACGGCAGGCCAGGCTCaatcttttcttccttccatcccttcttcctcccttcatccgacccctccctccctcccccccatgCAAAAGACACTGCAAAAGCCACGGCCATTGTATTtaagttatttattttatcacaAGACTGTGTAGTAAtttatactgtaaatactgaaaatactctataaatacaaaaaggacaaaaagtGTATGGAAATAACGACTTGACAGCGAgggaacaagaaaaaaaaaaagaaagatgaagaataTTAATATATGAAGATCCTTCTATTGTACATAGCGACCACAGTTAAAAATTGAATGTCTGCTGTTTTAGGGAACTTGAAGAtgtcaatgtgtttttatttcgtGTGATAGAGTTTCTCCGGTTTGTCGAAAAAACGTCCCTGAAAGCGAGCTCGGCGCGGCCCGCCGACGGAGGCAGGACGCGCTTCGGGTCCGACGCGACTCTAACAGACCGACCGGCCCGGGGCGAGCGCAGAGAGCGAGCTTCAAAAACACGGTTGCTAGCTGTACATTTCAGCTGACTGTCCAGTTATAGGTCAGAATTATACTAATTCTCTTGAACATTATGCGTGGACAAACAGCGTCTTAATAactgctcacaaacacacacacacacacactcttgcacatTCAGAAGTAAAAcggctcacagacacacacacacacacaatcccctcTGGTGTAGcatcatatatactgtattttggaCTCCATTCCTGTTGCACCTGAATTGCCTCTTGCAAGAATTTGCACATACAATAAATCCACAGTCCATCTCGAGCTGCCGGGCGACACGAGGGGTTTTACCGTCTCGCTTGATCTGAGCTCTGTCCAGAAACCCCGACGTTCTctaggtatttttttttttggtaaataAAGGATTTGAAAAGGTGTTCGGCTCGGATGGAAACGTGTCGAGAGTCGGGTTTGTTCCCCTGGCTTGACTGAATCGAAATGTGTAGACCGCCTTGGTAATAATCAACCAATTCTGTCCAGTTGTAAACCgtgaagcagagacagagaaagggctGCCGAGGTGTTTCTGAACAGGATCTGTCATGTTCCCTTTAtgctctttatttctttttttttacacagctctTGTTTTCGGCCATGACAAGCTACTGACTCTGATTTAACTGACATAAATGTATGATAATGTGGATTCTTACATGGCACTACTTTGTCAgcctttgtttattttctggcGAGCACCGAaccctccagtgtgtgtgtgtgttacagattTACCTGTGTGACGATATAAACTATAAATAGCAGAGCAACTTCCATGAGTGTGGGAGCCAAGGTTGTGCCCTTGTACCgataaacaaaccaaacagcTTTCTTGCGGCGTGTGAGCCGGTGTGAGGGTGTTACCGCGGCTCATGCTCTCTCTTTTGTTGTCATAGCAACAGCATCTCCTGCCGAGTGCATCTTCAGCGAGTTTAGCGGCCCTGGGTTTCCTAAAAACTATCTTGCCGTTTAAGGCTTAAAATCGGTGCTTCATCACGATGTCAGTCGTAGGAAGATGAACTAGTTCTGCTCTCTTCAGCtgtttaaaggaacagttcaccccaaaatgaaaagtcGGGTCATTATCTCCGCACCCGCATGTCAGGCCAAAGTCCATTAAAGTTGGTaagaccaccaaacacacaagcGAGCTAGACCCACGTAGTTTCacctcagccttctcccaaactgtTCAAATTAACATCTTTTTATAGCTccaaaaaatgaagaaaatgtccatcaaattcctccaaacagctcgtgcagcCACATctaagtgttttgtagccaaacgactacactgtgggtccaaaagtgtaatatttacctcattatctcctagattttcctcACTGCTGCGTTTGCTACTGAGGAAAATCTgtgagataatgaggtaaatattacacttttggacccacagtgtagtcgtttggctacaaaacacttagATGTGgctgcacgagctgtttggaggaatttgatggacattttttttttggagctgtaaaaagacgGCCTTGTTAACTTTAATAGTTTCGGAAAAAAGAGTTCTGTACAAAGTGTGTCGGTGAGTCGGGCGATCACGAGTTCGTCCAATCACTGGGAAAATGACAGAAGTTCAGGAACAGAACGATCATTTCCTCCACAGCTGCTGAAGAGACAGACTGAAATAGATGCGACTGTAGATGTGAAGCGGTCGGTCAGTGGAAATCGACGGCCCCTGTGTCTCCTGGTGGAAGCTTGCATGCAGCACAACCGCAAAAGCAACATGTCTAATTCCCCCGAAAGAAATGGAAaacgctcttttttttttccccctcagacAAACCCTTTCTTTTCGGAGTATGAATTCCCCTCAAAGATGTCTAGTAACTTTTTAAACAAGCCTTGCAAAGTCACGTCAAGTCTTGCAGAGTCACGCCCGCACTCCTGAACCACATTTTGGAGACTGATGGTTGTTGAGATGGACGGTTTCCAGAGAAGAGGCTCGGAGATTGGAACGGGCCGATGATGACACCGTTAAGATGATGGCCGAGCCGCCGTCTCTTATAATAGAGCAGAGATGGTAGCTGCTGCCAAGAGGCTTCTGGGAAAGCAAGCCCAGGACCGCTGCTAGGGGTCGGTCCTATCCAAAATACTAGAACAGAATATAAGGTGGTAAGCAGGATCACTCGGTCGGCCAGATGAGCTCAAAGTGTGAGATATggataacaacaataataaagtttatcttgACAAATTATCAAATTGACAAATTATCAGAAACATTGAGCATTTCATATAATTTTTGTTGTGTTAACTCATGAACTGTGTGATCCTGCTTCATGAAATTAACCTTCTGCAGTTAATTGCTGAGTTAATTTCCCCAAACACTGTTCAGTCATTACCAGAATTTAATGACTcattatctctaaaatatacaaGATCCAGCCTGTTAAAAGCATTATCAGTCTGTCagccaaggacttaagttacttactatcctttaaaaatgaccttgatttgttttaatcttgtattttcattcatttggtgAGAGAAGCAAATGGTGGATGTTTCACTTTGGAACAAAACGCTGCGTTTTTAAGTTTAGAGGTTCATCTTTCTTCCAGGCCCAACTGAGATAGATGAAGGAAAATAACAAAGTGAAAGCTGCACTGTGTGTTAATGTTTAGATTAATGGAGCGTCGTAGTGTAAGTTTAGCTGCAGAAGCATTACAGCTAACTGTGCTGTTAAAAACTGAAAGACCAgcaaaactgaactaaactgggACAAGAGCGGTGATGATGCTAATAGAAACAGAGTGTTGCAGTCAGAGAAAATTCACTATTTTACTTCAACTCTGTTCTCTATTCAGAGTCCTCTGTTTATGTTTATGAAGCTCCcagagcagctgtacaaaaatGAACAGTCTTGtccagaggtggagactcgagtcacagtttaagttgcttgagacttgacttgatgcatgaagagaagacttgagacttgacttgacttgggttctggtgacttgggacttgactctgacttgtactttgacgacttgaaaaggtttctaaagtcttgacttgagatcttgtgtttgtgtaaatgactcagattgaaagtgatgagatttgttccagcagacgactgaatttaaattctgttttctgaatttgtatggaatgattgaatttattgaagttgaaactgattatagaaatcaaactcatgatgctcttaccaagtttttatcctattaaaaccatattgcattgaaaagtcctagatatttagttttctttaagatattaaattgatactggactcttgatttgttctgacttgacttgctgttctacatttagacttgagacttgatatTAATGACGTGGACTTGACTtgttaatctacatttagacttgagacttgactggagacttgtgcctcaagacttgagccTGACTTGGCACTCGAGCAAAGTAGACTTGGTCGCACCTCTGGTTTTATCTAATAGAAAAAGACATAAATCCACACTAACAACACTCATAAACCAGTTCTGACGCTGCAGCACACTGAAAACTTCGACTACCTTTTGTTCCAATCTGTTGttctgcagagaaaagaaacGACTGACTGATAAATACCAAGGGAACAAATATCATTCCATATGTtgttgaattttttattttttatttaacagtTTATGACAGCTGAAACAAAGCATGTaaagttgtttttgttattattttttattttttttgtaaaatatgCATTGTGCAttatcacactcacacatgcacagacacacacacacacacacacacacacacacacaggatcacaCACTTCccacacacgctctcacacactTCACGCCTGCTCCGGTGGAAGTTAACGGCAGAATGACATCACTGTATCCAGTTTGTATATGGAGATCTGTTATTAAAACTTTAAACCCGAGTCctacatgttctctctctctttttgatgACGatgtttccctttttctttccatGGAGAGAAGTTAGTTATTGTACTAACCAGGGTTAGACATATCAGGaagatattgggcttttattaaatatcagatattaaCCAATCATGTCGTCCCCTgtcgatatgatggaggttcctcctgaccacagctacagaaaaacaatcTGCAAATAAACCTGCAATTAAagtttatttacacatttcatttattcatttaattgttcaatgatgttttgttttttttaataaatgaattcttcatttaaaagcagTAATGTTCCCTAACAGAATTTTTGGTGTCTTAGTGttagagtttcagtgtcccatgatgctctaaatattgtttcagaggcttttccatcctgacaagaagaaaattctgagggaaacactgaatacttcacATTTTCTGGCATGGAAATGATTATATTGTTGATCAAGATATTGAATAGCGACACAAAATATCGACTATCGCTCAAGTTGATGTCGACACTGGGTTCCTCTAAAGTTTTAGAGGAGCTtttgataataataactttaattGTATGTTTATTTGCACCTTTCATGCAGAGAAGCAGCTCAAAGTGTTTTCCAGCTGACAGACGGTCAACATCACAAGAGGCAAAGCAGTGATGAAAACACAAGatagaggaaaataaaaatactagtagcagtaataattaaacaaaacaatagtGACATCACTTACTTAATAACAaatatagcctaataataaaatataataatatatataggcctatatacagtgtatatttattcttcttcttttacgTATCTTTTATCTGTTCTATAATCCTCTTTTTTTGTCCTTGTGTTGTTTCTTATGTATTATGAAAATGGTGGATAATGAACAGAAAAAATGCCACACACTGATCTTCCTCTCTCATGAACAAAAACATGAACTactatagtctctctctctctcgctctctctctctctctctcgctctctctctctcgctctctctctctctctttcgctctcgctctctctctccaggccggTAGAGGGCAGCAGAGTCTGTTACAGTCAGGTACATAAACCTGTTTAAACCGTAGAAGAAGAAATTTGACCCTTCAGCCGAAAAAACACGAAGGCTGCCGAAGTGACGCGGGGCGTGGCTTCGGAGCGGTTCCGCTGTCAGCTTCGTCAAGCTAGCTAGAGACAGTCAGGCTAATACCGGATGTTATGTGATTGTACCTTCACAATAATGGCATCAAATTGTCACAACGGAAAAAacgga
This region includes:
- the LOC139927722 gene encoding WD repeat-containing protein 20 isoform X3: MAGDGGALKDINEIKSQFRTREGFYKLLTLSDSQQRGGLPRANSSPAGFLPPVRVSMVKLQPEDPSEESERVCFNIGRELYFYTYTNIKKAVDLSKPIDKRIYKGTQPTCHDFNQYSATAESVALIVGFSAGQVQYLDPIKKETSKLFNEERLIDKSKVTCLKWLPKSENLFLASHASGHLYLYNVDHPCGTTAPQYSLLRQGEGFAVYACKTKTPRNPLLRWAVGEGGLNEFAFSPDGVHVACVGQDGCLRVFHFDSMELQGVMKSYFGGLLCVSWSPDGKYLATGGEDDLVTVWSFAESRVVARGHGHKSWVNVVAFDPFTTSLEDEEPMELSGSEEDLHQGAPPPSMHFGRVRTSSTLSRLSRHSSKGGGSASVTYRFGSVGQDTQFCLWDLTDDVLYPRLPLSRALTNTFGPSLSNSGSGGVNSTTVGGGGGTGGVEGHHHPPNTTTGTSNPPTLPLPLPRSLSRSNSLPHPAVANASKGGGSSGGGNSTPFSIGRFATLSLQERKSDKSGGGGGVEKEHKRYHSLGNISKSNDKINVAPRSSRLDAAKVLGTTLCPRMHEVPLLEPLVCKKIAHERLTVLVFMDDCIITACQEGLICTWARPGKANLTAQNGNSPSGTVV
- the LOC139927722 gene encoding WD repeat-containing protein 20 isoform X2 — its product is MAGDGGALKDINEIKSQFRTREGFYKLLTLSDSQQRGGLPRANSSPAGFLPPVRVSMVKLQPEDPSEESERVCFNIGRELYFYTYTNIKKAVDLSKPIDKRIYKGTQPTCHDFNQYSATAESVALIVGFSAGQVQYLDPIKKETSKLFNEERLIDKSKVTCLKWLPKSENLFLASHASGHLYLYNVDHPCGTTAPQYSLLRQGEGFAVYACKTKTPRNPLLRWAVGEGGLNEFAFSPDGVHVACVGQDGCLRVFHFDSMELQGVMKSYFGGLLCVSWSPDGKYLATGGEDDLVTVWSFAESRVVARGHGHKSWVNVVAFDPFTTSLEDEEPMELSGSEEDLHQGAPPPSMHFGRVRTSSTLSRLSRHSSKGGGSASVTYRFGSVGQDTQFCLWDLTDDVLYPRLPLSRALTNTFGPSLSNSGSGGVNSTTVGGGGGTGGVEGHHHPPNTTTGTSNPPTLPLPLPRSLSRSNSLPHPAVANASKGQGASEGGGGGGGGGGGGGGSSGGGNSTPFSIGRFATLSLQERKSDKSGGGGGVEKEHKRYHSLGNISKSNDKINVAPRSSRLDAAKVLGTTLCPRMHEVPLLEPLVCKKIAHERLTVLVFMDDCIITACQEGLICTWARPGKANLTAQNGNSPSGTVV
- the LOC139927722 gene encoding WD repeat-containing protein 20 isoform X4, with amino-acid sequence MAGDGGALKDINEIKSQFRTREGFYKLLTLSDSQQRGGLPRANSSPAGFLPPVRVSMVKLQPEDPSEESERVCFNIGRELYFYTYTNIKKAVDLSKPIDKRIYKGTQPTCHDFNQYSATAESVALIVGFSAGQVQYLDPIKKETSKLFNEERLIDKSKVTCLKWLPKSENLFLASHASGHLYLYNVDHPCGTTAPQYSLLRQGEGFAVYACKTKTPRNPLLRWAVGEGGLNEFAFSPDGVHVACVGQDGCLRVFHFDSMELQGVMKSYFGGLLCVSWSPDGKYLATGGEDDLVTVWSFAESRVVARGHGHKSWVNVVAFDPFTTSLEDEEPMELSGSEEDLHQGAPPPSMHFGRVRTSSTLSRLSRHSSKGGGSASVTYRFGSVGQDTQFCLWDLTDDVLYPRLPLSRALTNTFGPSLSNSGSGGVNSTTVGGGGGTGGVEGHHHPPNTTTGTSNPPTLPLPLPRSLSRSNSLPHPAVANASKGSSGGGNSTPFSIGRFATLSLQERKSDKSGGGGGVEKEHKRYHSLGNISKSNDKINVAPRSSRLDAAKVLGTTLCPRMHEVPLLEPLVCKKIAHERLTVLVFMDDCIITACQEGLICTWARPGKANLTAQNGNSPSGTVV
- the LOC139927722 gene encoding WD repeat-containing protein 20 isoform X1; translation: MAGDGGALKDINEIKSQFRTREGFYKLLTLSDSQQRGGLPRGPSAGATLGPGAGPGPIPGGGVGLLQGPGAAAAAAAAAASSSNAAANSSPAGFLPPVRVSMVKLQPEDPSEESERVCFNIGRELYFYTYTNIKKAVDLSKPIDKRIYKGTQPTCHDFNQYSATAESVALIVGFSAGQVQYLDPIKKETSKLFNEERLIDKSKVTCLKWLPKSENLFLASHASGHLYLYNVDHPCGTTAPQYSLLRQGEGFAVYACKTKTPRNPLLRWAVGEGGLNEFAFSPDGVHVACVGQDGCLRVFHFDSMELQGVMKSYFGGLLCVSWSPDGKYLATGGEDDLVTVWSFAESRVVARGHGHKSWVNVVAFDPFTTSLEDEEPMELSGSEEDLHQGAPPPSMHFGRVRTSSTLSRLSRHSSKGGGSASVTYRFGSVGQDTQFCLWDLTDDVLYPRLPLSRALTNTFGPSLSNSGSGGVNSTTVGGGGGTGGVEGHHHPPNTTTGTSNPPTLPLPLPRSLSRSNSLPHPAVANASKGQGASEGGGGGGGGGGGGGGSSGGGNSTPFSIGRFATLSLQERKSDKSGGGGGVEKEHKRYHSLGNISKSNDKINVAPRSSRLDAAKVLGTTLCPRMHEVPLLEPLVCKKIAHERLTVLVFMDDCIITACQEGLICTWARPGKANLTAQNGNSPSGTVV